In one window of Henckelia pumila isolate YLH828 chromosome 1, ASM3356847v2, whole genome shotgun sequence DNA:
- the LOC140866957 gene encoding transcription repressor OFP6-like: MSRTKKHHLLDKFGIDFGCRSSSCTRPSLSAVFCPSTLKSPSFPSTSSSAADTPPPACFSYDTDSEIMRLRSVNCFGSSDDETVALEKDSDDPYLDFRQSMLRMILEKQIYSKDDLKELLNCFLHLNSPYHHGTIVRVFTEIWNDVYSVKPMMAAAASPASPGLHEMWVSRDF, from the coding sequence ATGTCAAGAACCAAGAAACATCATCTTTTGGATAAATTCGGCATCGATTTTGGCTGCAGATCAAGCAGCTGCACAAGGCCGAGCCTATCGGCCGTATTCTGCCCAAGCACCCTGAAATCACCCTCCTTTCCCTCCACCTCGTCATCCGCCGCCGACACGCCGCCGCCAGCATGCTTCTCCTACGACACCGACTCGGAAATCATGCGCCTGAGGAGCGTCAACTGTTTCGGGAGTTCCGACGACGAGACGGTGGCGTTGGAGAAAGATTCCGACGACCCGTATCTTGATTTCCGGCAGTCCATGCTGAGGATGATTCTGGAGAAACAGATTTACTCGAAAGATGATCTGAAAGAACTTCTGAATTGTTTCTTGCATCTGAATTCGCCTTACCACCACGGAACCATCGTTAGGGTTTTTACAGAGATATGGAACGATGTTTACTCTGTTAAGCCGATGATGGCGGCAGCAGCATCGCCGGCTTCTCCCGGCTTGCATGAGATGTGGGTGTCACGTGACTTCTAG
- the LOC140875424 gene encoding putative HVA22-like protein g isoform X1, with product MIGEFVTRCLVLVLGYAYPAFQCFKTVEKNRVEIQELRFWCQYWIIVAVLTILEKIGDVFVSWLPMYGEMKLALFIYLWYPKTKGTGYVYEALLRPYVSKHETDIDRSLVEFRNRAWDLAAYYWQNCTELGSIKILQLLQLVASQSTRITQPTTSQQNVDSQRPGGGAPPPTPPTTPSGIHQKNKQEKKRPIVPTWKTSTSNRAQAPKSESIQVQLQDQTNYIRPEDVIVPDLDIGEGSEGKCSVELNLHSARLKLRRSKGGTN from the exons ATGATCGGGGAATTCGTCACCAGATGTTTAGT ATTGGTTCTTGGATATGCTTACCCTGCATTCCAGTGTTTCAAAACTGTGGAGAAAAACAGAGTTGAGATTCAAGAACTCAGATTTTGGTGCCAATATTg GATTATTGTTGCAGTGCTGACAATTCTTGAGAAAATTGGCGATGTATTTGTTTCATG GTTGCCTATGTATGGTGAGATGAAGTTGGCACTCTTCATCTACTTATGGTATCCGAAAACAAAG GGAACAGGGTATGTGTACGAGGCCTTGTTGCGGCCGTATGTGTCGAAACATGAGACGGATATTGATAGAAGTTTAGTAGAATTTAGGAATAGGGCTTGGGATTTAGCAGCTTATTATTGGCAGAACTGCACAGAACTGGGTTCAATCAAGATTCTCCAACTGCTTCAATTAGTGGCCTCCCAGTCTACAAGGATTACACAGCCTACCACCTCTCAG CAGAATGTGGATAGCCAGAGGCCCGGCGGCGGTGCTCCTCCGCCTACTCCACCTACCACACCTTCCGGAATTCACCAAAAAAACAAGCAAGAAAAGAAACGACCTATTGTTCCCACATGGAAAACCTCCACCTCGAATCGTGCCCAAGCCCCCAAGTCCGAGTCCATTCAGGTTCAGCTCCAAGATCAAACTAATTATATCCGGCCCGAGGATGTCATCGTTCCTGATTTAGATATTGGCGAAGGATCGGAAGGAAAATGCAGTGTGGAACTAAATTTACATTCTGCTAGGCTGAAACTTAGGCGCTCCAAAGGTGGCACCAATTAG
- the LOC140875424 gene encoding putative HVA22-like protein g isoform X2 has protein sequence MIGEFVTRCLVLVLGYAYPAFQCFKTVEKNRVEIQELRFWCQYWIIVAVLTILEKIGDVFVSWLPMYGEMKLALFIYLWYPKTKGTGYVYEALLRPYVSKHETDIDRSLVEFRNRAWDLAAYYWQNCTELGSIKILQLLQLVASQSTRITQPTTSQNVDSQRPGGGAPPPTPPTTPSGIHQKNKQEKKRPIVPTWKTSTSNRAQAPKSESIQVQLQDQTNYIRPEDVIVPDLDIGEGSEGKCSVELNLHSARLKLRRSKGGTN, from the exons ATGATCGGGGAATTCGTCACCAGATGTTTAGT ATTGGTTCTTGGATATGCTTACCCTGCATTCCAGTGTTTCAAAACTGTGGAGAAAAACAGAGTTGAGATTCAAGAACTCAGATTTTGGTGCCAATATTg GATTATTGTTGCAGTGCTGACAATTCTTGAGAAAATTGGCGATGTATTTGTTTCATG GTTGCCTATGTATGGTGAGATGAAGTTGGCACTCTTCATCTACTTATGGTATCCGAAAACAAAG GGAACAGGGTATGTGTACGAGGCCTTGTTGCGGCCGTATGTGTCGAAACATGAGACGGATATTGATAGAAGTTTAGTAGAATTTAGGAATAGGGCTTGGGATTTAGCAGCTTATTATTGGCAGAACTGCACAGAACTGGGTTCAATCAAGATTCTCCAACTGCTTCAATTAGTGGCCTCCCAGTCTACAAGGATTACACAGCCTACCACCTCTCAG AATGTGGATAGCCAGAGGCCCGGCGGCGGTGCTCCTCCGCCTACTCCACCTACCACACCTTCCGGAATTCACCAAAAAAACAAGCAAGAAAAGAAACGACCTATTGTTCCCACATGGAAAACCTCCACCTCGAATCGTGCCCAAGCCCCCAAGTCCGAGTCCATTCAGGTTCAGCTCCAAGATCAAACTAATTATATCCGGCCCGAGGATGTCATCGTTCCTGATTTAGATATTGGCGAAGGATCGGAAGGAAAATGCAGTGTGGAACTAAATTTACATTCTGCTAGGCTGAAACTTAGGCGCTCCAAAGGTGGCACCAATTAG
- the LOC140874203 gene encoding 33 kDa ribonucleoprotein, chloroplastic-like yields the protein MPSCSLSMAATAMAAASCSLSPTYIDHVSLRFFPFISPATLKTPLRHKNWLNLSPFSSLSRSWTICAAFDGVEISQEGNPERNLQETSLHGEQVEEAMEGNEALESVGAGRLYVGNLPFTVTSGELSEIFAEAGRVASVEVIYGKAPGRSRGFAFVNMGSVEEAEEAIRLFDGAEIGGRNAKVNFPEVPKGGERESTSPKARISNKGFVDSPHKIYAGNLSWSLTSQALRETFAQQSGFTSAKVIFDKDTGRSRGFGFVTFLSAEEAESALEAMNGVEVEGRSLNLQVAEQRTSSAV from the exons ATGCCATCTTGTTCCCTTTCAATGGCGGCAACAGCCATGGCCGCTGCTTCTTGTTCATTATCTCCAACTTACATCGACCATGTTTCACTTCGTTTCTTCCCATTTATATCACCTGCCACCTTGAAGACTCCTCTTAGACACAAGAATTGGCTAAATTTGTCGCCTTTTTCTTCTCTATCCCGGTCTTGGACAATCTGTGCTGCATTTGATGGTGTTGAAATAAGTCAGGAAGGAAACCCAGAAAGGAATCTTCAAGAAACATCGCTTCATGGAGAACAAGTTGAGGAGGCGATGGAGGGGAATGAAGCGTTGGAATCTGTGGGAGCTGGAAGACTCTACGTGGGCAATTTGCCATTTACAGTGACATCTGGTGAATTGTCTGAGATCTTTGCTGAAGCGGGCCGTGTTGCATCTGTGGAG GTTATCTACGGTAAAGCTCCCGGAAGGAGTCGGGGGTTTGCATTTGTCAATATGGGCAGTGTTGAAGAAGCCGAAGAAGCTATTCGCCTCTTTGATGGAGCT GAAATTGGGGGTCGTAATGCAAAGGTAAACTTCCCCGAGGTGCCGAAAGGCGGTGAAAGGGAATCGACGAGTCCAAAGGCGAGAATCAGCAACAAGGGCTTTGTAGACAGCCCTCACAAAATATACGCAGGCAACCTCAGTTGGAGCCTAACGTCTCAAGCCCTTAGAGAAACCTTTGCACAACAGTCTGGATTCACAAGTGCCAAAGTTATCTTCGATAAAGATACTGGAAGATCCAGAGGCTTTGGATTCGTGACCTTTTTGTCTGCAGAAGAAGCAGAATCTGCGCTTGAAGCAATGAACGGAGTG GAGGTGGAAGGCCGGTCATTGAATTTACAAGTCGCGGAGCAGAGAACTTCATCAGCAGTTTAA
- the LOC140887905 gene encoding syntaxin-121, which produces MNDLFSGSFSRFREQDQSPPPPNSHSIQMTNSGSTGGVNLDRFFDDVEAVKEELGELESLYSQLHSCHEQSKTLHNAKAVKDLRSRMDSDVSASLKKAKVIKVRLEALDRSNAANRGLPGCGPGSSSDRTRTSVVNGLRKKLQETMARFNDLRQKMGSEYRETVQRRYYTVTGENPDEKILDDLIETGESETFLQKAIQQQGRGQVMDTIMEIQERHDAVKEMERNLRELHQVFLDMAVLVQSQGEQLDDIESQVNRANSFVRGGTHQLEVARKHQKNTRKWACIGIIILLIVILIIVLSLQPWKSSGGGGGGGGGGGGGGQAQSPPAQTPPAK; this is translated from the coding sequence ATGAACGATCTTTTTTCAGGATCCTTCTCTCGTTTCCGGGAACAAGATCAATCCCCCCCGCCGCCGAATTCCCATTCCATCCAGATGACAAACTCCGGCTCCACCGGCGGCGTCAACTTGGATCGTTTTTTCGACGATGTGGAAGCCGTTAAAGAGGAGCTCGGGGAACTGGAATCCCTCTACTCCCAGCTCCACTCTTGTCACGAGCAGAGCAAGACTCTCCACAACGCCAAAGCCGTGAAAGATCTCCGATCCCGTATGGATTCCGACGTCTCCGCCTCTCTCAAGAAAGCAAAAGTCATCAAAGTCCGATTAGAAGCGCTGGATCGCTCTAATGCCGCGAATCGGGGCCTCCCCGGATGCGGCCCCGGAAGCTCCTCCGATCGGACAAGGACATCGGTCGTCAATGGCCTGAGGAAAAAGCTTCAAGAAACCATGGCTAGATTCAACGATCTGAGGCAGAAGATGGGATCCGAGTATCGCGAAACCGTGCAGCGGAGATATTACACCGTCACCGGAGAGAATCCCGACGAGAAAATCCTGGATGATTTGATAGAAACAGGGGAGAGCGAGACTTTTCTTCAGAAGGCGATTCAGCAGCAGGGGAGGGGACAAGTTATGGACACGATAATGGAGATTCAAGAAAGGCATGATGCGGTGAAGGAAATGGAGAGGAATCTGAGGGAATTGCACCAGGTTTTTTTGGATATGGCGGTGCTTGTGCAGAGCCAGGGGGAGCAGCTCGATGATATCGAAAGCCAGGTGAACAGAGCTAATTCTTTTGTGAGAGGTGGGACTCATCAGCTTGAGGTTGCCAGGAAACATCAGAAGAATACCAGGAAATGGGCTTGTATTGGGATTATCATCTTGCTCATTGTTATCTTGATTATCGTTTTATCTCTTCAGCCATGGAAGAGTTCCGGTGGAggaggtggtggtggtggtggtggcggCGGCGGTGGACAGGCTCAGTCGCCTCCGGCCCAGACGCCACCGGCCAAGTGA
- the LOC140888862 gene encoding E3 ubiquitin-protein ligase PUB23-like: MAEVEIPPYFLCPITLDIMKDPVTVSTGITYDRDSIENWLFFLKKSTCPATKQPLSDTDLTPNITLRRLIQSWCVIHASQGVERLPTPKAPTSRSQLLKLLNDAKSPEKQMNCLQRLKSISYQNQTNKRCMENVGTPEFLAFLIVQKTLDPEYSESKQACEVALSILYSLQLSESGIESISNQEFVEALTKIMQWGSYESRAYAVMLLDSILEVADPAQIVSTTSPLFFLQCTQILKDEISQKATKATLKVLINACQWGRNRIKAVEAGAVNLSIELLLDQSDKRVCEMILVLLDLLCQCAEGRAELLNHSAGLAIVSKKILRVSQVASEKAVKILHSISRFSATAGVVQEMLHIGVVAKLCLVLQVDCGIKIKERIREMLKLHSRAWRNSSCIPDNLICSYPS; encoded by the coding sequence ATGGCGGAAGTGGAGATTCCTCCATATTTCCTCTGCCCCATCACTCTAGACATCATGAAAGATCCGGTGACGGTCTCGACCGGGATAACATACGACAGAGACAGCATAGAAAACTGGTTGTTTTTTCTGAAGAAGAGTACATGTCCGGCCACAAAACAGCCTCTTTCCGACACGGACTTGACCCCAAACATCACTCTCCGGCGCCTCATCCAATCCTGGTGCGTGATCCACGCCTCGCAAGGCGTGGAAAGGCTGCCGACCCCGAAAGCTCCCACAAGCAGATCACAGCTTTTAAAGCTCCTAAACGACGCCAAGTCTCCAGAAAAGCAGATGAATTGCTTACAAAGACTTAAATCCATCTCTTATCAGAATCAGACCAATAAAAGATGCATGGAAAACGTGGGAACCCCTGAGTTCTTGGCTTTCTTGATCGTCCAGAAAACACTTGATCCGGAATATTCAGAATCGAAACAAGCCTGTGAGGTGGCTTTAAGCATTCTTTACAGCCTCCAGCTGTCAGAATCAGGCATTGAATCGATCAGCAATCAAGAATTCGTCGAAGCTTTGACCAAGATTATGCAATGGGGAAGCTACGAGTCTCGGGCTTATGCTGTCATGTTACTAGATTCAATTCTTGAAGTAGCTGATCCAGCTCAAATAGTCTCCACCACAAGTCCCCTGTTCTTTCTCCAATGCACACAAATCTTGAAAGATGAGATCTCACAAAAGGCTACAAAAGCCACCCTCAAAGTACTGATCAACGCCTGTCAATGGGGGAGGAACAGAATCAAAGCTGTGGAAGCTGGAGCTGTGAATCTATCGATCGAGCTTCTGCTCGATCAATCAGACAAAAGGGTCTGTGAAATGATCCTTGTTTTGTTGGATTTGCTGTGTCAGTGTGCGGAGGGGAGAGCCGAGCTACTAAATCACAGCGCTGGATTAGCCATTGTTTCGAAAAAAATCCTAAGGGTTTCTCAGGTGGCAAGCGAAAAGGCGGTAAAGATTTTGCATTCCATATCGAGATTTTCGGCGACTGCTGGAGTTGTGcaggagatgttgcatatcgggGTCGTGGCGAAGCTGTGCCTGGTTCTTCAGGTTGATTGTGGGATCAAGATCAAAGAGAGGATTCGAGAAATGCTTAAATTGCATTCCAGGGCGTGGAGGAATTCTTCTTGCATACCCGATAATTTGATTTGTTCATATCCATCTtga
- the LOC140876779 gene encoding protein LEAD-SENSITIVE 1, translating to MGLLSNRIERSSLKPGDHIYSWRTAYIYAHHGIYLGDNKVVHFTRRGQEVGTGTVLDIILVSSGPARSHVPCPTCVHVEEGHGVVSSCLNCFLAGGVLYRFEYSVNPALFIAKARGGTCTLAISDEDDAVVHRAKYLLDNGFGCYNVFKNNCEDFAIYCKTGLLVLDQSTMGQSGQAVSIIGGPLAAVLSTPLRLVTTNIYGMAATAVVVYCASRYAADIGMRRDVVKVSAEDLTRRLATGVLQVLEPSLPTISAPPAN from the exons ATGGGGCTGCTTTCCAACCg GATTGAAAGGAGCAGCCTCAAGCCAGGCGATCACATATATTCGTGGCGTACAGCGTATATTTATGCTCACCATG GAATCTATCTGGGGGACAATAAAGTTGTACATTTCACAAGACGTGGCCAAGAAGTTGGAACCGGTACAGTCTTAGATATTATCTTAGTAAGCTCTGGACCAGCTCGGTCTCATGTGCCATGCCCCACATGTGTCCACGTAGAAGAGGGTCATGGGGTGGTCTCCTCATGCTTGAACTGCTTCCTAGCTGGTGGTGTTCTGTACCGCTTTGAGTATTCTGTCAACCCTGCACTCTTTATTGCAAAAGCACGTGGAGGAACTTGCACCCTCGCCATCTCTGATGAAGATGACGCCGTGGTTCATCGAGCAAAGTACCTTCTTGATAATGGGTTTGGGTGCTACAATGTATTCAAGAACAACTGCGAAGACTTTGCTATTTACTGCAAGACCGGATTGCTCGTGCTGGATCAGAGCACGATGGGCCAAAGTGGACAAGCCGTGTCTATCATAGGCGGCCCCCTCGCTGCTGTCTTGTCTACGCCACTGCGTCTTGTGACGACTAATATTTATGGGATGGCAGCAACTGCTGTTGTGGTTTATTGCGCTAGCCGTTACGCAGCGGACATTGGCATGCGAAGGGATGTTGTGAAAGTCTCCGCCGAAGATCTTACTAGGAGGCTAGCAACTGGTGTGCTTCAGGTACTCGAACCAAGTCTCCCGACTATTTCTGCACCGCCTGCGAATTAA
- the LOC140866965 gene encoding uncharacterized protein, translating into MGPPDSKEKPVIGYPSMGRYDQAQYPVQMHPPVASSPSPFHNQGNYPIYASPNPNPHSESYNSYYYQNPYVPMIPEGRKTTSFGRMMLIFMVVLVAIMCTMSLVMWFLFGTYIPGFQVTSLNLSNFTATESNFTGKWDINVTVSNLNEDLEIHFSQIRSSVFYREAMMGISSMEPFEIQKREAVHMNVSVPAGQISNGTSGSSNLQRLVLPSLVRDQRNGIVTFSLRLAFHVDFRSSEIVYKHEILKVYCENLKVEISDSGEGTLARDLGSDCLLRVVNDK; encoded by the coding sequence ATGGGACCGCCCGACTCGAAAGAGAAACCCGTGATCGGATACCCTTCCATGGGCAGATACGATCAAGCACAGTACCCTGTTCAAATGCACCCCCCCGTCGCCTCCTCCCCTTCACCATTCCATAACCAAGGAAACTACCCGATTTACGCCTCCCCGAATCCGAACCCGCATTCGGAATCATACAACTCGTACTACTATCAGAACCCGTATGTCCCAATGATCCCCGAGGGCAGAAAAACGACCTCATTCGGCCGAATGATGCTCATCTTCATGGTGGTACTCGTAGCCATCATGTGCACCATGAGTCTAGTCATGTGGTTCCTCTTCGGAACCTACATCCCCGGCTTCCAAGTCACGTCCCTCAATCTATCCAACTTCACCGCCACAGAGTCCAACTTCACCGGCAAATGGGATATCAACGTCACCGTCAGCAACTTGAACGAAGACCTCGAAATCCATTTCAGCCAAATCAGATCCTCTGTTTTCTACAGAGAGGCCATGATGGGTATCTCTTCCATGGAGCCTTTCGAGATTCAGAAGAGAGAGGCGGTGCATATGAACGTCAGCGTGCCGGCGGGGCAGATCAGTAATGGTACTAGTGGCTCATCCAACTTGCAGAGGCTGGTGCTGCCGAGTCTTGTGCGGGATCAGAGGAATGGGATCGTGACTTTCAGCTTGAGGTTGGCTTTTCACGTGGATTTTAGATCGTCTGAAATTGTCTACAAACATGAAATTTTGAAGGTGTACTGTGAGAATTTGAAGGTGGAGATTTCGGACAGTGGTGAAGGTACTTTGGCTCGAGATTTGGGGAGTGATTGTTTGTTACGTGTAGTGAACGACAAGTGA
- the LOC140875521 gene encoding NDR1/HIN1-like protein 1 has protein sequence MSEKPSHDHHHHHILWPRKITRRFCACLLIFTFIILLTILLVWASLQPQKPTFTLQDATIFNLNVTAPNVISTTLQITVNSHNPNSKIGIYYDTMEVYAAYHHQQITYPTVIPPVYQGHRDDNVWSPFIYGTTVPVAPYNGLSLSQDQANGAIAMVIRLNGRVKWKVGNFVSGRYHLHVSCPAYIPIGNSKNTGIVIGNAIKYQLSQTCSVNV, from the coding sequence ATGTCGGAGAAACCAAGTCAcgaccaccaccaccaccacatCCTGTGGCCACGTAAAATCACCCGCCGCTTCTGCGCATGCCTCCTCATCTTCACCTTCATCATCCTTCTCACCATCCTCCTTGTCTGGGCCAGTCTCCAACCCCAAAAGCCCACCTTCACACTCCAAGACGCCACCATCTTCAACCTCAACGTCACCGCCCCCAACGTCATCTCCACCACCCTCCAGATCACCGTCAACTCCCACAACCCAAACTCCAAGATCGGCATCTACTACGACACCATGGAGGTGTACGCCGCCTATCACCACCAGCAAATCACTTACCCCACCGTCATCCCCCCCGTCTACCAAGGCCACCGGGACGACAACGTCTGGTCTCCCTTCATCTACGGCACCACCGTCCCCGTCGCGCCGTACAACGGCCTCTCCCTCAGCCAGGACCAGGCCAACGGCGCCATAGCCATGGTGATCAGGCTCAACGGACGCGTGAAATGGAAGGTGGGCAACTTTGTTTCCGGCCGTTACCATCTTCACGTCAGCTGCCCCGCCTATATTCCCATCGGAAATAGCAAGAACACCGGAATTGTCATCGGGAATGCCATCAAGTATCAGCTTTCGCAGACTTGTAGTGTTAATGTTTGA